One Solea senegalensis isolate Sse05_10M linkage group LG13, IFAPA_SoseM_1, whole genome shotgun sequence DNA segment encodes these proteins:
- the atg101 gene encoding autophagy-related protein 101 — translation MNCRSVVLEVTVEARQVEEAMLSLLHTILLHRSSGKFHYKKEGTYSIGTVGTVDIDCDFIDFTFVRISSEELDRVIRKAVSEFKDALSNSGSDGVGQISLEFYQKKKSRWPFSDECIPWEVWSIKVNVVNLANEQERQICREKVGEKLGDKVINIVEVINRHEYLPKMPTQSEVDNVFDTSLKDVQPYLHKITYQITDSLGTSVSTTMRRLLKDTLAL, via the exons ATGAATTGTCGCTCGGTGGTTCTTGAGGTAACAGTGGAGGCGAGGCAGGTGGAGGAAGCCATGCTGTCTCTGCTACACACCATCTTACTGCACCGCAGCTCTGGGAAGTTTCACTACAAAAAAGAAGGCACCTACTCCATCGGTACAGTGGGAACAGTGGACATCGACTGTGACTTCATCGATTTCACCTTTGTCAGGATTTCCTCAGAAGAGCTAGACAGAGTGATCAGGAAGGCTGTGTCTGAATTCAAG GATGCCCTGAGCAACTCTGGCAGCGATGGCGTGGGGCAAATCTCCCTGGAGTTCtatcagaagaagaagtctCGCTGGCCGTTTTCTGACGAGTGTATTCCCTGGGAGGTGTGGAGCATCAAGGTCAATGTCGTCAACCTGGCCAATGAGCAGGAGAGACAGATTTGTAGGGAGAAAGTGGGGGAGAAGCTTGGCGATAAGGTGATCAACATTGTTGAGGTCATAAATCGCCACGAATACTTGCCAAAGATGCCCACCCAGTCTGAAGTGGACAATGTTTTTGACACCAGTCTTAAAGATGTCCAGCCATACCTTCACAAAATCACATACCAGATCACTGACTCTCTGGGCACCTCCGTAAGCACCACCATGAGGAGGCTGCTTAAAGACACCCTGGCTCTGTGA
- the zbtb21 gene encoding zinc finger and BTB domain-containing protein 21 — translation MESLVHYSNPSHALSVLGLLNEQRLRGQMCDVVLVVADQRYQAHKSVLAASSEYFQSLFTRVDAESLKVVNLDFCEPDAFEIVLNYIYSSSLFVDKGSLAAIQELGYSLGIPFLTNIVSARPHASYCVSRKRLSFSEGDENDVQTRSVIVCRVRNDTTHPSRPNYQRKTPERSLSPHSTPVSAHPPADHNSQESVRNSESISRKLSEQSEAADRKFTYPYTSILKGKSSHITSLRPQLTSSVSFSDAETQHIRMQSGTDRVTKDEEEQEQRYHTKVPFEGQAREPSQTIDRSGPLIKSLLRRSLSMDSPVPVFSPTLELKDLQNREQSVVKMASKASGPEPSAQNGNPKNASLVLRPPYPSRYDEETQVERVVSVKAEPSSPLPDPMDIVRITVGDALPVNLKDLQTNYDQVSKIDFNSSGKRKERPDNRRYPFKKNKLYKERTFSFDENMTETVHQSASSESNENSGEPSKNKIFKCWNCLKVFRSSAGLHRHVNMYHNPEKPYACDICHKRFHTNFKVWTHCQTQHGVVQNPASSSSSSVLDEKFQKKLIDIVREREIKKALLWKLKRNKQSLQSPVLTKKRLRPSYICPYCGKVFVFQSQYRQHLRTHPAEKAEQDTSSEGILYQEQEDIIPQKNADTGVYSCRLCNMKLSSLFEQGDHERGCRHATVCPYCGLRFSSPSVKRDHEAHCKYKKLTCLECMRTFKSSFSIWRHQVEVHNHNMMTVKEQIQLRQQENNEEVSDILQEEHYSDEPLVTGISRENISYSDSSGPHMYDSEDSSSYVPEDLSMGHYGKLVVKEEPLEEAVSERENTESAKTGCEEPGVWPCEKCGNLFSSRKDLERHQELLCHIKPFICHICNKAFRTNFRLWSHFQSHVHEPGAKEIERHPSPLTPSPPTTPHNPEHCSPQATVLKSTQAGPVAAGMAEESSSPEPCSSSTGKTKRLEPEQQPSSHSPLSRSDSMENPGGPQESDTLFYHAPSLSALTFKRQYMCKLCHRTFKTAFSLWSHEQSHSHM, via the coding sequence ATGGAGAGCCTTGTACATTACAGTAACCCCTCCCATGCCCTGTCAGTGTTGGGGCTTCTCAATGAGCAGCGGCTGCGGGGTCAGATGTGTGATGTAGTCCTGGTTGTGGCTGACCAGAGGTATCAGGCTCATAAGAGTGTTCTGGCTGCCAGCAGTGAGTATTTCCAGTCCCTGTTCACACGGGTGGATGCAGAATCACTGAAAGTGGTCAACCTGGACTTCTGTGAACCCGACGCCTTTGAAATAGTtctgaattacatttactcctCCTCGCTCTTTGTGGACAAAGGCAGCCTGGCAGCCATTCAAGAACTGGGCTACAGCCTTGGAATCCCTTTCCTTACCAACATAGTGTCTGCAAGGCCACATGCATCATATTGTGTGTCGAGAAAAAGGCTTTCGTTCTCAGAAGGGGATGAGAATGATGTCCAGACAAGGAGTGTCATTGTTTGTCGGGTCCGGAATGACACGACCCATCCCTCTCGCCCAAATTATCAGAGAAAAACACCAGAGAGATCGTTATCTCCTCACTCGACCCCTGTGTCAGCTCACCCACCAGCAGATCACAACTCGCAGGAATCTGTAAGAAACTCTGAATCCATCAGCAGGAAATTATCTGAACAAAGTGAAGCTGCTGACAGGAAGTTCACCTATCCCTACACCTCTATACTAAAAGGGaaatcatcacacatcacatctcTTCGGCCTCAGCTGACATCCTCAGTGTCATTCAGTGACGCTGAAACGCAGCACATCAGGATGCAATCCGGCACTGACCGTGTTACTAAAGATGAAGAGGAGCAAGAGCAGCGCTATCACACCAAAGTGCCCTTTGAGGGTCAGGCCCGTGAGCCAAGCCAGACCATTGACAGGAGTGGGCCGCTCATAAAAAGCCTACTCCGCAGATCATTATCTATGGACAGCCCCGTTCCCGTCTTCTCTCCCACACTGGAGCTCAAGGACCTGCAAAATCGAGAACAGTCGGTGGTTAAAATGGCATCAAAAGCGTCTGGGCCAGAACCTTCGGCTCAAAATGGCAATCCAAAAAACGCATCTCTGGTTCTCAGGCCACCGTACCCCAGCAGGTATGATGAAGAAACTCAGGTAGAAAGAGTGGTCAGTGTGAAAGCTGAGCCAAGCAGTCCTCTCCCCGACCCAATGGACATTGTCCGAATCACAGTGGGAGATGCTTTGCCTGTCAATCTTAAAGACTTGCAAACAAATTATGACCAAGTTTCCAAGATAGACTTCAATTCTTcgggaaaaagaaaggaaagaccAGACAACAGAAGGTACCcattcaagaaaaacaaattatataaAGAACGTACCTTCTCATTTGATGAGAACATGACAGAAACGGTACATCAGAGTGCAAGCAGTGAGTCAAATGAGAACAGTGGGGAGCCGTCTAAGAACAAGATTTTCAAATGCTGGAACTGTTTGAAAGTTTTCAGGTCCAGCGCTGGTCTACATCGTCATGTAAATATGTATCACAATCCTGAAAAGCCGTATGCCTGCGACATCTGCCACAAGCGCTTCCATACCAACTTCAAAGTGTGGACACACTGCCAAACTCAGCATGGTGTTGTACAAAACCCTGCCTCATCCTCCAGTTCCTCCGTGCTAGATGAGAAATTTCAAAAGAAGTTAATAGATattgtgagggagagagaaataaagaaagctTTGCTTTGGAAGCTGAAGCGGAATAAGCAGAGCTTGCAATCTCCTGTACTCACCAAGAAGAGATTAAGGCCCAGCTATATATGTCCTTACTGTGGGAAAGTATTTGTGTTCCAGTCTCAGTACAGGCAGCATTTAAGGACGCATCCTGCAGAAAAAGCTGAGCAGGACACATCAAGTGAAGGCATCCTCTaccaggagcaggaggacaTCATTCCACAGAAGAATGCAGATACTGGTGTTTACTCTTGTAGACTATGTAATATGAAGCTGTCATCTCTCTTTGAGCAGGGTGATCATGAGAGGGGCTGTCGTCATGCGACTGTGTGTCCTTACTGTGGCCTCAGATTCTCTAGTCCATCTGTCAAGAGGGACCATGAGGCACATTGTAAGTATAAGAAACTGACATGCCTGGAGTGTATGCGGACCTTCAAATCCTCCTTCAGCATATGGCGTCACCAGGTGGAGGTCCATAACCACAACATGATGACTGTTAAGGAGCAGATTCAACTACGGCAACAAGAGAACAATGAAGAGGTGTCTGACATTCTCCAAGAGGAGCATTACAGTGATGAGCCTCTTGTGACTGGAATCTCAAGAGAGAACATCAGTTACAGTGACTCCTCAGGTCCACACATGTATGATTCAGAAGACTCCTCGTCCTATGTGCCTGAGGACCTGAGCATGGGTCACTATGGTAAGCTTGTAGTCAAGGAAGAGCCTTTAGAGGAGGCTGTGAGTGAGCGGGAAAACACAGAGTCTGCCAAAACTGGGTGTGAGGAACCTGGTGTGTGGCCATGCGAGAAATGTGGGAATCTTTTCAGCTCACGTAAAGACCTGGAACGACACCAGGAGCTGCTATGCCACATTAAACCATTCATCTGTCACATCTGCAACAAAGCCTTCAGGACCAACTTCCGCCTTTGGAGCCACTTCCAGTCCCATGTTCACGAGCCTGGAGCCAAAGAGATCGAAAGACACCCTTCACCCCTGACTCCCTCCCCTCCCACGACTCCTCACAACCCTGAGCATTGCTCACCACAGGCCACCGTGCTCAAATCCACCCAGGCGGGCCCAGTCGCCGCAGGGATGGCCGAGGAGTCCAGTAGCCCCGAGCCCTGCAGCTCATCAACAGGCAAAACCAAGAGGCTCGAACCAGAACAGCAACCCAGCAGCCACAGCCCTCTGTCAAGGTCGGACAGTATGGAGAATCCAGGTGGCCCTCAGGAATCAGACACACTCTTTTACCATGCTCCATCATTGTCTGCACTGACATTTAAGAGGCAGTACATGTGTAAACTCTGTCACAGGACCTTCAAGACGGCCTTTAGTCTGTGGAGCCATGAGCAGAGTCACAGCCACATGTAA